The sequence GCTCGCGGCCGTGGCGGGCATCCTGATCGTCGGTGTGGGCGGCGGCATGATCACGCCGATGCGTCAGCGGTGGGAGCGGTGGCTGGCCACCGCCGAGCGGGAGTCGATGAACGCGAAGGGGAGCATGTCGGCGTACCAGTCCGGGCGGGACGACGCGCTGCGGGGGCAGCCGGCCCGCGAGCGCACGGATCGGGCCTCCGGCCCGGGCTCGACGATGGACATGTGACGGTCGCACGTCGTCCGCGGGCCGGTCGGTGCCGGCCGCGCGGTTCCCCGCGCCCCTGAAAACGGGGCTGCGCCCCAGCTTTTGTCCTTGGGGGCGCGGGGAACCGCGCGCTCGGCACCGACCGGCCCGCACCCGTATCCGCACCGGTACCCGTCGCCGCACCCGCACGGCTAGCGCTCGCGCTGAGGCGGGATCAGTCCGTGCAGGTCGACAAGCCAGCTGATCGCCGTGAGCCGGCACACCGCGTAGTCGTGTCCCACCGGTTCCCGCCAGTCCGTCTCCGCGAGCCCGTCCAGGAAGCCGAGGGCGTAGTCGGTGAGGATCTCGCGGTCCGGCGGGAGCGGGACCAGCCCAGGGCCCGACGCCGTCAGCCGGTCGCGCAGCTCCGCCACGTGCTGGTCGACCGCAGCCGTGAACGCCGGCTCGAACGCGAACTCCGCGAAGCGCGGTGCGTACGCGCGGGCGATCTCGACCAGGGGGACCAGGGATGACATCCGTCCACGGTAAATGTGACGGGGCGGTACGAGGAGGGGGGTTTGGGATGGTTTCCGTCACACCGGGGCGTACGGGAGGGTAGTGGTCACAGCGGTGGGTGTGCCGGTGCCGGGCCCAGGGTCGTCGTGCCGGGCGCGGTGCGGTGTCCGAGCCCCGTCCGGTACGCGTCCAGGGCCGCGTCGATCCGCCCCGTACGCCGCAGCAGGTCGCCCAGCAGACGGCACAGATCGGCCAGGTCGCCCGCCGCGCCCGCCCGTTCCAGCAGGCTGAGCGCACGGACGTAGTGCTCCTCGGCCGTCTCGGTGTCCCGGGCGTCCTCCGCGATGATGCCGAGCAGCCGGTGCGCGCCCGCCGAGTGGACGGCCCCCCGCTCCGAGCTGAGGTCGCCCAGCACGCCGTGGAGCAGGGTCGCGGCCTCCTCCGACTTGCCGCGCCGGTGGAGCACGTCCGCCAGTTCCACCGCGACCTGGCTGGTGTAGAGCGCGGCCCGCTGGGCGGAGTGCATGGCCTGCGCCTCGCGCAACTCGCTCTCGGCGCGCTCCAGGTCGCCGTTCTGCGCGTACAGGTACCCGCGCATCCAGTGGCAGTTGGCCAGCTCGGTACGGATCTGGAGCTGCCGGTACAGCTCCGCCGCCTTGCCCAGGGACGCGTCGGCCTCGGCCATCCGCCCCTCGGCGATCATCGTGCGGGCGACGGACCGGTGCATACGCGCCAGCAGCGCGGGATCGCCGACCTGCGGGGCCAGCGCGAGCGCGAACTCCGCCGCCTGTGCCGCCCGGGCGTGCGCCCCCATGTCCATGTAGGGCGCGATCACCGCCGCGTAGAGCAGCAGCAGGGCGTCCGGGTCGTGCAGCCCGCCCTTGTTCAGCTCGTCGATGGCGGATTCCAGCAGGTAGCAGGCGTACCGGAGTTCGCCCGCGAGGTAGTGCGAGACGGCCCGGCCGCGCAGGGCCGGGACGCGGACGGGCAGCGGTTCGTCCGCGAGCCGTTTCTCCGACTCCTCGAAACGCAGCCGGGCCGTCGCCAGGTCGCCGGTGTCCATGGCGCACTCGCCGAGGCCGAGCAGGGCGGCCGCGCACTCGGCGTTCAGGCCGAGGGCCTCCGCCTCGGCGAGCAGCGCGGTGTACTGCTCGGCGGCGATCTCCGCCTCACCGGTCGCCAGTGTGCGCTGGGCATCGGTGAGTCTCAGCCGCAGATCCGTGGCGAGATGCGCGGGGCGCCCGGTGGCCAGTTCCTCGTACGCGATCCCGAGCCGTTCGGCGATGTGCCGCAGTGCCTCCTCGGAGGGCCGTACGCGTCCTGCCTCCAGCGTGGAGACGTACGCGGGGGTGTAGGCGGGTTCCGCCAGTTGTTTCTGTGTCAGCCCGCGTTCCGTACGCAGTTGCTGCACTCTGCGCCCGATGATTCCCGGGTCGTCGCGCTCGGCCATGGCGTAAGCATGCCAGTAAGTCGACTTACACCTGTCCGCTATCCAACTTCCTGTTGAAACGGGCAAGTTAAGTCTTCTGCGCAGGCCGTCGATCGGCTCAATGCGGCCCTTGCCCCGAAGGCGAACACGCCCTAGGTTAAGCGGCGCGTTAAGCGCACGATGAAGCACATTTAATACGCTGGCCTACGTTGACGTTGCGAGGTTGTCGCCGTGTTCCGACGCATTGCCACGCGCTACCTTCCGGCTCGTTTCATCGCGGCGTTCGGTGCGGCCGTGGTTGCTTTCGCCGCGCTGGTGAGTGCGGCCAACGCAGTGCCTCACTAAGCCCTGCGTCAGCCCCGGGGCCGGGTTTCGGCTGCCGGCCGGTGAGGGCTCGGCGCGCGGTTCCCCGCGCCCCTGACCCGGCCCGGGCGCGCTGACAGGGTTTGCCCAGGTCCTGCGCGGGGCGTGCACAGGGCCTGCCGTTAGCCTGCTCTCTCGTATGGAGAACGGACGGAACGCAGCCGACGGGGCGCGGGTGGTGGCCCGGGCGCTCGTGCACGCGGTGGTCGGCGGGGTGGCGTTGCTCGCCATCGTTACCGTCGGGTCGGTGCTCGGGCCGATGGTCGTGCTCGATCTCGCCACCCCCGCCATGGCCGCCTGGTGGACCGTGTTCACCGCCGTCGCCGTACAGGGCATCCCCTTCCTGCTGCTGGGCACGGTCGTGTCGGCGGCGATCGGGGCGTTCGTGCCGGAGCGGGTCTTCCGGCGCGTACTGCCGAGGAACCCGGCGCTCGCCGTGCCCGTCGCCGGAGCGGCCGGGGCCGTGCTGCCGGGCTGCGAGTGCGCGTCCGTGCCCGTGGCGGACAGCCTGATGCGGCGCGGGGTCGCGCCGGCCGCCGCGCTCGCCTTCCTGCTGTCCGCGCCCGCCATCAACCCGGTCGTCCTCGTCGCCACCTCCATCGCCTTCCCGGGAGATCCGGCCATGGTGGGCGCCCGGCTCCTGGCCTCCCTCGCCACCGCCGTCGCGATGGGGTGGCTGTGGGTGCGGTTCGGCAAGGAGGAGTGGCTGCCCTCGGTTCGGCGCGGGGACGGCACGGCGGCCGGTCCGGGCGGGTGGCGGGGCTTCCGTGACGGGCTGCAGCACGACTTCCTGCACGCCGGGGGGTTCCTCGTGCTGGGGGCGGCCGCCGCGGCGACGTTCAACATCCTGGTGCCGCGGTCCCTGCTCGACGTGTTCACCGGCTCGCCCTGGCTGTCGGTGCTGCTGCTCGCCGTCCTCGCGGTCGTGCTGTGCGTGTGCTCCGAGGCGGACGCCTTCGTGGCGGCCTCGCTGACCGGGTTCTCGCCCACGGCCCGGCTGGCCTTCATGGTCGTCGGGCCCATGGTCGACCTGAAGCTCGTCGCGCTCCAGGCGGGGACCTTCGGGCGGGCGTTCGCGGTCCGGTTCTCGTCCGTGACCTGGGTGGTGGCCGTGGTCAGCAGCGTGCTGGTGGGCGGGTGGCTCCTGTGAGCCACGGCGTCCGCCCGCGTCTGCGCCCGCAGGGCGTGCTGCTGATCCTGTGCGGGTCGGCACTGCTCCGGATCGCACTCTTCAGCGAGCTGTACCTGCGCTACGTGAAGGAGGGTCTGCGCCCGTACCTCATAGCCTCCGGCGCGGCCCTGACAGCACTGGGCCTGCTGGGCCTGCTCACCCTTGACCACGCCCCCGACGAGGAAGACCCCCACGACGCGGACCACGGCGAGGACGTGGAACCCGGCGAGGACGTGGAACCCGGCCACGCCGAGGACGGCGGCCACGACCACACCCACACCCACGCCCACACCCGTAACCCCCGCATCGCGTGGCTCCTCACCGCTCCCGCCCTGGCCCTCCTCCTCTTCCCGCCGCCCGCCCTCGGCTCGTACAGCGCGGAACGCGAGGAGGCGAGGGTCGCGGCCCAGGGCGCCGGCACGTTCCCGGAGCTGCCCGCCGGGGACCCCCTCGACCTGACCCTGGGCGCGTTCGCCTCCCGCGCGGAGTGGGACACCGGCGCGTCCTTGAAGGGGCGCACGGTCCGGCTGACCGGCTTCGTGACCCGCGACGACGACACCTGGTCGGTGGCCCGCCTGCTGGTCACCTGCTGCGCCGCCGACGCCCAGGCACTGAAGGTCGAGATCCGCGGCGAGGACGCCCCGGCGCCCGACACCTGGGTGACGGTCACGGGAACCTGGCACCCCACGGGAAGGCCCGGCACGGACGCGGCCCGCCCCGTACTGGACGCGGTCTCGGTGAAGAGGACGACGGCGCCTTCGGACCCGTACGAGAAGCGTTGATCCGTTGTCAGTGGCGGCGTGTTGACTTGGCGCATGACTGACAAGCACACGGCGGACAAGGCGAGTCACGGCGATGTCCGGCGGACCACGGCGGCTCCCGCGCACGGCACCGAGATGGTGGAGCCGTCGCGGTTCAGGATCCGCGACGTGAGGATCGACGGGCGGGGTGACGGGGTGAGAGTTCCGAGAGGGGGCTCGTACCGGATCGCTTTCGATGTGCTGCACGACTGCTCGATGTGCGGCAACGCCATCAACCAGGTGATCGTCGGACTGGCGGGCGAGGACCGGGCCCAGGCGTCGGTGTGGAACGGCAAGCGGCGCAGCGGGGGCGGCGTGAAGGTGGTCAACGCCGGTTCGAGCGTCGAGGCACTGGCGGAGGACAACCCGGGCCCGGCGGAGTGGGTGAACGTGTCGTGCGACCTCGTCGTGCCCGACGAGCCCGGCGTGCACTCGGTCCGCGCCCGTTACGCCCAGGCGTACCAGGGCCGCCTGATGACCGCCGAGGGCCGCGCGATCCCCCAGCCGGAGTACGAGGACGTACTGGGCTGGTGGAAGGTCGACCGCCCGGACGGCCCCGGCCCGGAATCGACCATAGGGACGATCATCGTGGAGGGCTGACGCTCCGGTCGCGCGTTCAGCCCTGCGGGAGCCACGGCAGATGGTCCGTGTGCGGCGGCGGGGGGCCGGTGCGGGCCAGGAGGATGGCTACGTCGTCTTCCGATGTCGACGGGTCCAGGTGGGTGGTGACCGTTTCCAGGAGGGTGGGGAGCGGGGCCTGCGGGTCGATGGGGAGGTCGGCCAGGGTGGTGAGGCCTGTCTCGATGTCGCGGTCGCGGCGCTCGATCAGGCCGTCGGTGCACAGGAGGAGGACCGAGCCCGGCGGGAGGGGGACCGTGGTGGCCGAGAAGGAGCCGAGGCCCACTCCCAGGGGCGGGGCGACGGGGAGGCTGAGCAGGGTCCTCGTGCCGTCGGGGGCGACGAGCAGCGGCGGGACGTGGCCGGCGTTGGAGAAGGTGGCGCATTCCCTGCGGGGGTCCAGGAGGGCCAGCAGGCAGGTCGCCACCCGGTCCAGTTCCAGGGTGAGCGCGGTGCGTTCGGCCTGCAGCAGGACGAAGTCCGGC is a genomic window of Streptomyces sp. NBC_00414 containing:
- a CDS encoding DUF6401 family natural product biosynthesis protein, which produces MSSLVPLVEIARAYAPRFAEFAFEPAFTAAVDQHVAELRDRLTASGPGLVPLPPDREILTDYALGFLDGLAETDWREPVGHDYAVCRLTAISWLVDLHGLIPPQRER
- a CDS encoding permease → MENGRNAADGARVVARALVHAVVGGVALLAIVTVGSVLGPMVVLDLATPAMAAWWTVFTAVAVQGIPFLLLGTVVSAAIGAFVPERVFRRVLPRNPALAVPVAGAAGAVLPGCECASVPVADSLMRRGVAPAAALAFLLSAPAINPVVLVATSIAFPGDPAMVGARLLASLATAVAMGWLWVRFGKEEWLPSVRRGDGTAAGPGGWRGFRDGLQHDFLHAGGFLVLGAAAAATFNILVPRSLLDVFTGSPWLSVLLLAVLAVVLCVCSEADAFVAASLTGFSPTARLAFMVVGPMVDLKLVALQAGTFGRAFAVRFSSVTWVVAVVSSVLVGGWLL
- a CDS encoding TIGR03943 family putative permease subunit codes for the protein MRPQGVLLILCGSALLRIALFSELYLRYVKEGLRPYLIASGAALTALGLLGLLTLDHAPDEEDPHDADHGEDVEPGEDVEPGHAEDGGHDHTHTHAHTRNPRIAWLLTAPALALLLFPPPALGSYSAEREEARVAAQGAGTFPELPAGDPLDLTLGAFASRAEWDTGASLKGRTVRLTGFVTRDDDTWSVARLLVTCCAADAQALKVEIRGEDAPAPDTWVTVTGTWHPTGRPGTDAARPVLDAVSVKRTTAPSDPYEKR
- a CDS encoding helix-turn-helix domain-containing protein gives rise to the protein MAERDDPGIIGRRVQQLRTERGLTQKQLAEPAYTPAYVSTLEAGRVRPSEEALRHIAERLGIAYEELATGRPAHLATDLRLRLTDAQRTLATGEAEIAAEQYTALLAEAEALGLNAECAAALLGLGECAMDTGDLATARLRFEESEKRLADEPLPVRVPALRGRAVSHYLAGELRYACYLLESAIDELNKGGLHDPDALLLLYAAVIAPYMDMGAHARAAQAAEFALALAPQVGDPALLARMHRSVARTMIAEGRMAEADASLGKAAELYRQLQIRTELANCHWMRGYLYAQNGDLERAESELREAQAMHSAQRAALYTSQVAVELADVLHRRGKSEEAATLLHGVLGDLSSERGAVHSAGAHRLLGIIAEDARDTETAEEHYVRALSLLERAGAAGDLADLCRLLGDLLRRTGRIDAALDAYRTGLGHRTAPGTTTLGPAPAHPPL